One Acidiferrobacter thiooxydans DNA window includes the following coding sequences:
- a CDS encoding cytosine permease, producing MTHDPDSMVAVETLGADPVPRARRVMTAGTVFVVWALASASATTPIIGLLLKGMSVGRFAILVGVATLCGLWPGMMMSEMGRDRPVISMVTAKRTFGSAGAAALTALYALVGAAWFGLNTAVGAEIVGALVPKWAGGALIVLGVAQTVLVLFGMPLLEKFYRYTGPIFVLCYGVLAYYLFSRYPFSWPIQRAPVDWGRDIDLVLSFSLLAWAYDFPTVTRFCVPRDATEPVLTRWRFRLSAPLGVMSAVLVMGILGLLSLHLAGLWNVALLAKSLPLWGEVSAVGVILAIAHTNAMNLYPAVTKVMMLVDAARVRRSAVQQPFTVIALGAFSTYLAYAGILHAVQSFLSILGAFLFPFTFILVLDYVLSSAPQASGDQDGGRPGAESGARTGMALVVLLLGLGLGEWSPPFTGSVARFVPWQMVVAVSAALLYGAIRRYLMGESTARGTPGVVGDE from the coding sequence ATGACGCACGATCCGGACTCCATGGTCGCAGTCGAGACGCTGGGTGCAGACCCGGTGCCCCGCGCGCGTCGCGTGATGACGGCCGGCACCGTGTTCGTCGTTTGGGCGCTGGCCTCGGCATCGGCCACGACTCCGATCATAGGCCTGCTCTTGAAGGGGATGAGCGTGGGCCGATTCGCGATCCTGGTGGGCGTGGCCACGCTCTGCGGGCTGTGGCCCGGGATGATGATGAGCGAGATGGGTCGCGACCGCCCGGTCATTTCCATGGTGACCGCGAAACGGACATTCGGTTCGGCGGGTGCGGCGGCCTTGACGGCCTTGTATGCCCTGGTGGGAGCCGCGTGGTTTGGGCTCAATACCGCGGTCGGCGCCGAGATCGTGGGCGCCTTGGTACCTAAGTGGGCCGGTGGTGCGCTCATCGTGTTGGGGGTAGCGCAGACGGTACTCGTGTTATTTGGGATGCCGCTACTCGAGAAGTTCTACAGGTACACCGGTCCGATCTTCGTTCTGTGCTACGGTGTTCTCGCCTATTATCTTTTCTCCCGCTACCCGTTCTCATGGCCCATACAGCGCGCGCCGGTGGACTGGGGGCGTGACATCGATCTCGTGTTGAGTTTCAGTCTCCTGGCATGGGCCTATGACTTTCCTACGGTTACGCGTTTTTGCGTCCCGCGCGATGCCACAGAGCCGGTTCTGACGCGCTGGCGGTTTCGGTTGTCGGCGCCCCTTGGCGTGATGTCGGCGGTCCTGGTCATGGGCATTCTCGGGCTCTTGAGTTTGCATCTCGCCGGTCTGTGGAATGTGGCCCTGTTGGCCAAGTCCTTGCCGCTGTGGGGTGAGGTCTCGGCGGTCGGCGTGATTCTGGCCATAGCCCATACCAATGCCATGAATCTCTATCCGGCGGTGACTAAGGTCATGATGCTGGTGGACGCCGCCCGCGTCAGGCGATCGGCCGTTCAGCAGCCGTTCACGGTCATTGCGCTGGGGGCGTTTTCGACCTACCTCGCCTACGCGGGTATCCTTCATGCCGTGCAATCGTTCCTGTCGATCCTCGGGGCCTTCTTGTTTCCCTTTACCTTCATCCTGGTACTCGACTATGTCTTGTCATCCGCGCCGCAGGCCTCGGGCGACCAGGATGGGGGGCGCCCCGGGGCCGAGTCTGGGGCTCGCACAGGGATGGCGCTCGTGGTATTGCTCCTGGGCCTGGGGTTGGGCGAATGGTCGCCCCCTTTCACGGGATCCGTTGCGCGGTTTGTGCCTTGGCAGATGGTGGTGGCGGTGTCGGCGGCGCTGTTGTATGGGGCGATCCGCCGGTATCTTATGGGGGAGTCGACTGCGAGAGGTACGCCGGGCGTGGTGGGTGATGAGTGA
- a CDS encoding GTP cyclohydrolase II, translating to MTRHIVLTSHPRAGADAAPLAVHWGAPDAHRRGPILAGPVNRGTRNVIGAHSGSYAIYRALAVASGALAADHKPDLTDTDPATAIRAHAHWGDPHKIVSLDPWGHLVAEVFARQITEGLDVRPTIAITRAHINMGELREAMTAGRLKADGRILLSNGDVRVTKIAIDPVWYLPGVAARFGVNERALRRHMFEQTGGMFPELVTRPDLKVFLPPIGGTTVYMFGDPQRLGRPDTAIACRVHDECNGSDVFGSDICTCRPYLAHGIEVCIDMAQQGGVGLIVYNRKEGRALGEVTKFLVYNARKRQPGGDRAQTYFERTECVAGVQDMRLQELMPDVLHWLGVTRIDRWASMSHMKYQALVSQGIAVGERVAIPDDLIPADARVEMDAKKAAGYFSADHPDADQLAVAHGRPFEA from the coding sequence GTGACTCGCCATATCGTCCTCACTTCCCACCCACGGGCCGGCGCAGACGCCGCGCCCTTGGCGGTGCATTGGGGCGCACCCGACGCGCACCGGCGCGGACCGATACTCGCAGGCCCCGTGAATCGCGGCACACGCAATGTCATAGGGGCGCACTCGGGTTCCTATGCGATCTATCGCGCCCTGGCGGTGGCCTCGGGGGCGTTGGCCGCGGATCACAAACCAGACCTCACCGATACCGATCCGGCGACGGCCATCAGGGCCCATGCTCACTGGGGTGATCCCCACAAGATCGTATCCCTCGACCCCTGGGGTCACCTGGTCGCCGAGGTCTTTGCCCGTCAAATCACGGAAGGTCTCGACGTCCGCCCGACGATCGCCATCACGCGCGCCCATATCAACATGGGGGAATTGCGCGAGGCCATGACGGCCGGACGCCTGAAAGCCGACGGACGCATATTGTTGAGCAATGGCGATGTGCGCGTAACCAAGATTGCCATCGACCCGGTGTGGTATCTGCCCGGGGTCGCGGCACGGTTCGGTGTGAACGAAAGGGCACTTCGCCGCCACATGTTCGAACAGACCGGCGGTATGTTCCCGGAGCTCGTCACGCGCCCCGACCTGAAGGTGTTCCTACCCCCCATCGGCGGCACGACCGTGTACATGTTTGGGGACCCCCAAAGACTGGGGCGCCCCGATACCGCAATTGCCTGCCGCGTGCATGATGAATGCAACGGCTCGGATGTCTTCGGTTCCGATATCTGCACCTGTCGCCCCTATCTCGCCCACGGAATAGAGGTATGCATCGACATGGCCCAACAAGGCGGGGTCGGACTCATAGTCTACAATCGCAAGGAGGGGCGGGCCCTGGGCGAGGTCACGAAGTTTCTCGTCTACAACGCCCGGAAACGCCAGCCGGGGGGTGATCGTGCGCAGACCTACTTCGAAAGAACGGAATGCGTGGCCGGCGTGCAGGACATGCGCCTTCAGGAGCTCATGCCCGACGTCCTGCACTGGCTCGGCGTGACGCGCATCGATCGCTGGGCATCCATGAGTCACATGAAATACCAGGCGCTCGTCAGTCAAGGCATCGCCGTGGGGGAGCGCGTTGCGATTCCCGATGACCTCATCCCCGCGGATGCGCGCGTGGAGATGGACGCCAAGAAGGCCGCCGGGTATTTTTCCGCAGACCACCCGGATGCCGACCAGCTGGCGGTGGCGCACGGCCGCCCGTTTGAGGCATGA
- the deoC gene encoding deoxyribose-phosphate aldolase, translated as MASLTPAPAWIELLDLTRLEAAVGDEDAVTDLCRRARTRYGNVAAVCVYPGYVGLARDLLTDSGIAIATVANFPGGDQRLEQVLAEVGRALRDGATEIDVVVPYRRWLQGDTHSVPALLDRVAEICAGRAQIKAILETGLIPSSAECQALAWACARPGVAFLKTSTGKAGRGATPEAVGDLVRVLASLRDAGRPMGLKIAGGVRTRDQLQCYYEIIVQTLGGGFFQPATLRIGASSLLDELLAAAPHG; from the coding sequence ATGGCTTCGTTGACTCCCGCTCCGGCCTGGATCGAACTCTTGGATCTGACACGCCTCGAAGCCGCCGTGGGCGACGAGGACGCGGTCACGGATCTGTGTCGCCGGGCACGGACCCGGTACGGCAACGTGGCGGCCGTATGCGTCTATCCCGGTTACGTGGGCCTTGCGCGCGACTTGTTGACCGATAGCGGTATCGCGATCGCCACCGTGGCCAACTTTCCAGGTGGCGACCAGCGGCTCGAACAGGTGTTGGCGGAGGTCGGCCGGGCATTGCGCGACGGTGCCACCGAGATCGACGTGGTCGTTCCCTATCGCCGCTGGCTGCAAGGCGATACGCACTCGGTCCCGGCCTTGCTCGACCGTGTGGCGGAGATCTGCGCCGGCCGGGCGCAGATCAAGGCCATCCTCGAAACGGGACTCATACCCTCGTCTGCCGAATGCCAGGCGTTGGCGTGGGCGTGCGCGCGTCCGGGCGTGGCGTTCCTCAAGACCTCCACCGGCAAGGCCGGTCGTGGCGCGACCCCCGAGGCCGTGGGGGATCTCGTGCGCGTGTTGGCGTCGTTGCGGGATGCAGGGCGGCCCATGGGGCTCAAGATCGCAGGCGGCGTGCGCACGCGTGATCAACTGCAGTGCTATTACGAGATCATCGTACAGACCCTTGGAGGCGGTTTTTTCCAACCGGCGACACTGCGCATCGGCGCGAGCAGTCTGCTAGACGAACTCCTGGCGGCGGCACCCCATGGCTGA
- the udp gene encoding uridine phosphorylase: MADSDLQYHVGLSASLIEGARYVLMPGDPDRVPVLSAAFAHARPLAQSREYRSALAYAEDVPTPVLILSTGIGAPSASIAIEELARLGVRYFLRVGTTGAIQRHIALGDLVISEASVRLEGTSSHYAPIEYPAVASVDMICALREAACALGISHHSGMTCSSDSFWPGQERRDSFAGYIPRRFQGTLEEWRRLNVLSYEMENSALFVVCRALGLEAASVCAVVACRWQGEAVSHDVYAKAKHDLARVAREAVRRHAARAIGRPA, from the coding sequence ATGGCTGATTCGGATCTTCAGTACCACGTCGGCCTGTCCGCTTCGCTGATCGAAGGCGCCCGGTATGTCCTGATGCCTGGTGATCCGGATCGTGTCCCGGTGCTGTCGGCGGCCTTTGCCCATGCGCGGCCCCTCGCTCAGAGCCGCGAGTACCGTTCGGCGCTTGCCTATGCGGAAGATGTGCCCACCCCGGTTCTGATCCTGTCGACGGGTATCGGCGCGCCCTCGGCTTCCATCGCCATAGAGGAACTCGCCCGCCTGGGCGTCCGTTATTTTCTGCGCGTGGGCACGACCGGCGCCATCCAGCGGCACATCGCGCTCGGCGATCTTGTCATCAGTGAGGCCTCGGTGCGGCTCGAGGGGACATCGTCCCATTACGCGCCCATTGAATATCCGGCCGTGGCGTCCGTCGATATGATTTGCGCCCTGCGCGAGGCGGCTTGTGCGCTTGGTATCTCGCACCATAGCGGCATGACGTGCTCGTCGGACAGCTTCTGGCCGGGACAGGAGCGCCGAGACTCGTTCGCGGGTTATATTCCCCGGCGATTTCAGGGTACGCTCGAGGAGTGGCGCCGCCTGAATGTGTTGAGTTATGAGATGGAGAACTCGGCGCTTTTCGTCGTATGCCGCGCACTGGGTCTCGAGGCCGCGTCCGTATGCGCGGTTGTCGCCTGCCGCTGGCAGGGTGAGGCGGTCAGTCACGATGTCTATGCCAAGGCCAAACACGATCTTGCGCGCGTCGCCAGGGAGGCCGTGCGCCGTCATGCCGCGCGGGCGATTGGCCGACCAGCATAG
- a CDS encoding TonB-dependent receptor yields MSRIHPVSHTLRLLTIAMSGALGIAYPLASSAHTKTGTHKSDKVIHITGVRKTGHKAHAPLKAQYTEHAIGAQAIRHASPAQNAQTILARKPSINAFSTGPNGVRSTITFRAFTSGQFTETFDGIPLNDMFNGAATNSASMRNAIPLTLADTGGIQIYNGINNPAVNGYNSLGGTINFEPLQPAQHMGGAVELGYGSFDTANWGAVFNTGSLGGFRSVFSFHRQTSRGWVKNSADQNNNFYYAGVLPYDGGRSRISTYLIVNHNSGYTPHSVPEPLVNQYGISYNWPLNYDQTNNKDTEITAIIDDKSLINRWLATDSKIFYQSDNYQRTAYSNPAFRESASQPYYLPNQGTGYNFWSSYPNPPTYNPAATFGSVHNGTDYQLYQDTSSDLGYSPKVTILAPHNTVTAGGNVTYGLLRSAEYWYGSAPVPQIPGYNNAWYEHDERLLASAYAQDEVRLFDHTVHITPGVKFLDAYTISSDAIGIYYPIGGTVANNQHFVSPTLGLNYAPLPGFSVYASWGRNIKFPNIGAYYSNIAETNAAGQYVVVPISIKPEYVTDYELGTRYRHAGFLGSIDAYREYFTNTFVSVTNPTTALSTTTNGGRSRYQGIELTLEQHFGHILVGRWLGYANYSYNQAVFTSSFDSSAVGQVSAGQPLANVPKNMVNVGLGWRLGGIDARIGAKYVGPQYVNQQFAGVPGGLKIPGYTVTNIGLFDTIPLHEVDVKSVRLALNIDNAFNHHYVVAATSNSDYYGNPYLSVFEGMPFSVYGSATLTF; encoded by the coding sequence ATGTCCCGTATACACCCCGTTTCACACACCCTTCGCCTGCTCACGATTGCCATGAGCGGGGCGCTCGGGATCGCGTATCCGCTCGCGTCGTCAGCGCATACCAAGACCGGTACACACAAATCCGACAAGGTCATACATATCACCGGCGTGCGGAAAACGGGCCACAAGGCCCATGCCCCCTTGAAGGCCCAGTACACCGAGCATGCCATCGGCGCGCAGGCCATCCGTCACGCCTCGCCGGCGCAAAACGCGCAGACCATCCTCGCGCGCAAGCCGTCGATCAATGCCTTCAGCACGGGTCCCAATGGAGTGCGCAGCACCATCACCTTCCGCGCCTTTACGAGCGGCCAGTTCACAGAGACCTTCGATGGCATCCCCCTGAACGACATGTTCAATGGCGCCGCCACCAACAGCGCCTCGATGCGCAATGCCATACCGCTCACGCTCGCCGATACCGGCGGCATCCAGATCTACAACGGCATCAACAACCCGGCGGTCAACGGCTACAACTCGCTCGGCGGCACCATCAACTTCGAGCCCCTGCAGCCGGCCCAGCACATGGGTGGGGCGGTGGAGCTGGGCTACGGGAGCTTTGATACCGCAAACTGGGGGGCGGTCTTCAACACCGGCTCACTCGGGGGCTTCCGGTCGGTGTTCAGCTTCCATCGCCAGACGAGCCGCGGGTGGGTCAAGAACTCCGCCGACCAGAACAACAACTTCTACTACGCCGGCGTCTTGCCCTATGACGGCGGCCGTTCGCGGATCTCCACCTATCTCATCGTGAACCACAATAGCGGCTACACGCCGCACAGCGTCCCCGAGCCGCTCGTAAACCAGTATGGCATTTCTTATAACTGGCCCTTGAATTACGATCAGACCAACAATAAGGACACCGAGATCACGGCGATCATCGATGACAAGAGCCTCATAAACCGCTGGCTCGCAACCGACTCCAAGATCTTCTATCAGAGCGACAACTACCAGCGCACCGCCTACAGCAACCCGGCGTTCCGCGAGAGCGCAAGTCAGCCCTACTACCTCCCGAACCAGGGCACGGGGTACAACTTCTGGAGCTCCTACCCCAACCCCCCGACCTATAACCCGGCGGCCACCTTCGGATCCGTGCACAACGGTACGGACTATCAACTCTACCAGGATACCTCGAGCGATCTCGGATACAGCCCGAAGGTCACGATCTTAGCCCCGCACAATACCGTGACCGCGGGCGGTAATGTCACCTACGGCCTCTTGCGCTCCGCGGAATACTGGTACGGGTCGGCGCCGGTGCCCCAGATCCCGGGCTATAACAACGCCTGGTATGAGCACGACGAGCGCCTATTGGCCTCGGCCTACGCGCAAGACGAAGTACGCCTCTTCGATCACACCGTGCATATCACCCCGGGCGTCAAGTTTCTCGATGCCTATACCATAAGCTCGGATGCCATCGGCATCTATTACCCGATCGGCGGGACGGTGGCCAACAACCAGCACTTCGTCTCGCCCACCCTGGGACTCAACTACGCGCCGCTGCCAGGATTCAGCGTCTATGCCTCGTGGGGACGGAACATCAAGTTCCCCAACATCGGCGCCTACTACAGCAACATCGCCGAGACCAACGCCGCCGGGCAGTACGTGGTCGTGCCGATCTCGATCAAGCCCGAATACGTCACTGACTATGAGCTTGGGACGCGCTACCGGCACGCGGGCTTTCTGGGGAGCATCGATGCCTATCGCGAGTATTTCACCAACACCTTTGTGAGCGTTACCAACCCCACGACCGCGCTCAGTACCACTACCAACGGCGGGCGCTCGCGCTACCAGGGCATCGAACTCACCCTGGAGCAGCACTTCGGGCACATCCTCGTCGGCCGCTGGCTTGGCTATGCCAACTACTCCTACAACCAGGCGGTATTCACCTCGTCTTTTGACTCCAGCGCCGTCGGGCAGGTCTCGGCCGGGCAGCCGCTCGCCAATGTCCCAAAGAACATGGTGAACGTGGGTCTTGGCTGGCGCCTGGGCGGCATCGACGCGCGCATCGGCGCCAAATATGTGGGCCCGCAGTATGTGAACCAGCAGTTCGCGGGGGTCCCGGGTGGTCTCAAGATCCCCGGCTATACGGTCACCAACATCGGTCTATTCGATACCATCCCGCTCCACGAGGTCGATGTCAAAAGCGTGAGGCTCGCCTTGAACATCGACAATGCCTTCAACCACCATTATGTCGTGGCGGCCACCAGCAACTCCGACTACTATGGGAACCCCTATCTGTCGGTGTTCGAGGGCATGCCGTTTTCGGTGTATGGGAGCGCCACGCTGACGTTCTAG
- a CDS encoding bifunctional YncE family protein/alkaline phosphatase family protein, with product MRKRLTATLGVTCGLCLALGSGFMTALARPIPNDRDVGQPVTIDPANWPTYTHILPTGRVTSPVGRINGTPNFATAAALSGHDLLVLANGATRAQTITAYDARTLARIGQLAAYRGAHKGAVANAPSLLTLGHQNLFQGLATAPGGLVYAAGGATNDVLALREDRGHLTLVRRYALSWQPFPKTQYPYHYQGHHVGQPRLFYPDAALPGARGRHLYVTGLLANSLAQITLKTGHVRYLNIGAYPYALAFADHGHRLAVSLWGANAIAIVNPRSFTRLDRIQVGPRATSTDTAAGLHPTAMVAEGHGPDVFVTLANVDRVAQIDTVTGKVVRWIDDSPYPHAPPGSYPDALAIAGKQLFVANAGNNDVAVFDLHSGRRVGLIPTGWYPTALTATAHALYIIAAKGLGSGPNIRHQWVGDMMDGLVQKVSFSTLAAKLPQWTDLALRHDGFTHRERMARVHGDQAAIAFLHRHIHYVVFILRENKTFDEDLGKYRAAGRYADPHLDLYGPRELPNLYSLAHHYTLFARFMADGEVTAQGHQWTTAASDSDFVQRTWPEYYSHRGLVANPGWTQSLVPGGASGTGGIPLGVDNPYAIYENLSALGKWSNPWISYPGRLFLFNDLLNHHVSFEDFGEFVSRARAGAISRAMKAHLATSFPGWDRMLLDTRRAQLAIDWLKAHPGRAFPHFIYIWLPDDHTAGRKPCYYSPDYYVANNDLATARFIHYLSTTPEWRHMVVFLTEDDAQSGADHINAHRTFALAMGPWVKRGLLDTHSYSQVNILKTTEAVFDLPPLSQWDQNAAVFSGIWTDHPDFAPTHVYPAQVPVTFNAGVCSHYTLLRREAGATGHILSPRWYKAHIDRHGAHAPRPRQTYAPTTLLKVPGPVQMRQEWVASRGEAAYTAVRRYLARYARQHGAPIAAYEAGGTR from the coding sequence ATGCGAAAGCGGTTGACGGCAACCCTCGGGGTGACATGCGGCCTTTGTCTTGCGCTCGGCAGCGGGTTCATGACGGCCCTGGCGCGGCCGATCCCAAATGATCGCGACGTCGGGCAGCCGGTCACCATAGACCCGGCCAATTGGCCGACCTACACGCATATCCTGCCGACCGGACGCGTAACGAGCCCGGTCGGCCGCATAAACGGCACGCCGAACTTCGCGACCGCCGCCGCCCTCTCCGGTCACGATCTGCTGGTACTCGCCAATGGTGCGACGCGCGCCCAGACCATCACCGCCTATGACGCCCGTACACTTGCGCGCATCGGGCAGCTGGCGGCCTACAGGGGTGCGCACAAGGGGGCGGTCGCGAACGCGCCCTCGCTGCTGACGCTTGGACACCAGAATCTTTTTCAGGGACTCGCGACCGCGCCAGGCGGCCTCGTCTATGCCGCGGGCGGCGCCACCAATGATGTACTGGCATTGCGCGAGGACCGCGGACACCTTACGCTCGTGCGCCGCTATGCGCTGTCGTGGCAACCCTTTCCCAAGACCCAATACCCCTATCACTATCAAGGCCATCACGTCGGTCAACCGCGATTGTTTTACCCCGACGCCGCCCTCCCCGGTGCGCGCGGTCGCCACCTCTACGTCACGGGGCTCCTTGCCAACAGCCTCGCGCAGATCACCCTGAAGACCGGGCATGTGCGCTACCTCAACATCGGCGCCTACCCCTACGCCCTGGCGTTTGCCGACCACGGCCACAGGCTCGCGGTGAGCCTATGGGGCGCGAACGCCATCGCGATCGTCAACCCGCGATCCTTCACGCGCCTCGACCGGATTCAGGTCGGGCCGCGCGCCACGTCTACGGATACCGCCGCCGGCCTGCACCCCACCGCCATGGTTGCAGAGGGCCACGGTCCAGACGTCTTTGTCACGCTGGCCAACGTCGACCGCGTCGCGCAGATCGATACCGTCACTGGAAAGGTCGTACGCTGGATCGACGACAGTCCTTACCCACATGCCCCGCCGGGCAGTTACCCCGATGCCCTGGCCATCGCCGGTAAACAGCTGTTCGTGGCCAACGCCGGCAACAACGACGTCGCGGTCTTCGACCTGCACTCCGGTCGCCGCGTAGGCCTGATCCCCACCGGATGGTACCCCACGGCGCTCACCGCCACCGCGCACGCCCTCTATATAATCGCCGCCAAGGGGCTCGGCTCGGGACCGAACATCCGCCATCAGTGGGTGGGCGATATGATGGACGGTCTCGTACAAAAGGTGTCATTCTCGACCTTGGCGGCCAAGCTCCCACAGTGGACAGACCTCGCCCTGCGTCATGACGGGTTCACGCACCGCGAGCGCATGGCGCGCGTTCACGGCGACCAGGCCGCGATCGCCTTCCTCCACCGCCATATCCATTACGTGGTCTTCATCCTACGGGAGAACAAGACCTTCGACGAGGACCTGGGCAAATACCGGGCGGCCGGGCGCTACGCCGACCCGCATCTCGATCTTTATGGCCCGCGCGAACTGCCGAATCTCTACAGCCTTGCCCATCACTATACGTTGTTCGCGCGTTTCATGGCCGACGGCGAGGTGACCGCGCAGGGTCACCAGTGGACTACGGCGGCCTCCGACTCCGACTTCGTGCAGCGGACATGGCCAGAGTACTACTCGCACCGAGGCTTGGTGGCCAACCCGGGATGGACGCAATCCCTGGTCCCGGGCGGCGCCTCGGGGACCGGCGGCATCCCGCTCGGCGTCGATAACCCCTATGCCATCTATGAAAACCTCTCGGCCCTGGGCAAATGGTCCAACCCGTGGATCAGCTACCCCGGTCGTCTCTTCCTCTTCAACGACTTGCTGAACCACCATGTATCCTTTGAGGACTTCGGTGAGTTCGTGTCGCGCGCCCGTGCCGGCGCCATATCGCGCGCCATGAAGGCACACCTCGCGACAAGCTTCCCGGGCTGGGACCGTATGCTACTCGATACAAGGCGCGCGCAACTCGCCATCGACTGGCTCAAGGCCCATCCGGGGCGGGCGTTCCCGCACTTCATCTATATATGGCTGCCCGACGATCACACCGCCGGCCGGAAACCGTGCTACTACAGCCCCGACTACTATGTCGCCAACAATGACCTGGCGACCGCGCGCTTCATCCATTACCTGTCGACGACGCCCGAGTGGCGTCACATGGTGGTCTTTCTGACCGAGGACGATGCGCAGTCGGGAGCGGATCACATAAACGCCCATAGAACCTTTGCGCTGGCCATGGGACCATGGGTCAAGCGTGGCCTGCTCGATACCCACTCGTATTCGCAGGTAAACATCCTAAAGACCACAGAAGCGGTCTTTGACCTCCCGCCCCTGTCGCAATGGGACCAGAACGCGGCGGTCTTTTCGGGGATCTGGACGGACCATCCGGACTTCGCGCCGACCCACGTCTATCCCGCGCAAGTCCCGGTTACATTCAACGCGGGTGTCTGCAGCCACTACACGCTCTTGCGCCGCGAAGCCGGCGCCACGGGGCATATACTGTCTCCGCGCTGGTACAAGGCGCACATCGACCGGCATGGCGCCCATGCGCCGCGACCGCGCCAGACCTATGCCCCGACCACGCTCCTTAAGGTCCCGGGGCCCGTGCAAATGCGGCAGGAATGGGTCGCCTCGAGGGGCGAGGCCGCGTACACCGCCGTGCGCCGTTACCTGGCCCGCTATGCGCGCCAGCATGGGGCACCCATCGCTGCCTACGAGGCGGGGGGCACCCGCTAG
- a CDS encoding cytidine deaminase codes for MSDLIVSGDVARLLHAAREVIAHAHAPYSGFPVGAAILTVSGEVFAGCNVENAAYPLGLCAEAAALGVMVSTRGAQRLRAALVLTARPAPSWPCGGCRQRLQEFMGAEAMVYAAGCGAEPVGMPFARLLPLAFGADDLAPGSS; via the coding sequence ATGAGTGATCTCATAGTATCGGGGGATGTTGCAAGGCTCTTACACGCCGCGCGCGAGGTCATCGCGCATGCGCATGCGCCGTATTCGGGATTCCCGGTCGGCGCCGCGATCCTTACCGTCTCGGGCGAGGTCTTTGCGGGATGCAATGTCGAAAATGCGGCCTATCCCCTGGGTCTGTGCGCGGAGGCCGCGGCGCTTGGCGTCATGGTCTCCACGCGTGGCGCGCAACGCCTGCGCGCGGCTCTGGTATTGACGGCCCGGCCCGCGCCGTCGTGGCCATGCGGGGGGTGTCGCCAGCGCTTGCAGGAATTCATGGGGGCCGAGGCCATGGTCTACGCGGCCGGCTGTGGCGCCGAACCGGTCGGCATGCCGTTCGCGCGACTCCTGCCGCTTGCGTTTGGCGCCGACGACCTCGCGCCTGGGTCCTCCTGA